In one window of Campylobacter coli DNA:
- a CDS encoding response regulator transcription factor, which produces MAARILLLEDDLSLSEIIEEFLIDEGYEVYLCTNAKEALELAYEKHFDVWILDVKVPLGDGFSLLKELRDCGKQTPAIFMTSLNTTEDLKEGYNAGCDDYIRKPFELAELSIRIQALLKRAFSHKNEDYEDLGNGFKFSFTSQILYHFDKALTLPSKEIKLLSLLLKNKNNFLSTERIFEELWEYDEEPSELSLRAYIKNLRKILGKEKIINQRGRGYCYG; this is translated from the coding sequence GTGGCAGCTAGAATTCTGCTCTTAGAAGATGATTTAAGTTTAAGTGAGATTATAGAAGAATTTTTAATTGATGAGGGCTATGAAGTTTATTTATGTACCAACGCTAAAGAGGCTTTAGAACTCGCTTATGAAAAACATTTTGATGTATGGATATTAGATGTTAAGGTTCCTTTGGGCGATGGATTTTCTTTATTAAAAGAATTAAGAGATTGTGGAAAACAAACTCCTGCTATTTTTATGACTTCTTTAAATACAACAGAAGATTTAAAAGAGGGTTATAATGCCGGTTGTGATGATTATATACGCAAGCCCTTTGAGCTTGCAGAACTTTCAATTCGCATTCAAGCTTTGTTAAAGAGGGCTTTTTCTCATAAAAATGAAGATTATGAAGATTTAGGAAATGGGTTTAAATTTAGCTTTACCTCGCAAATTCTTTACCATTTTGATAAAGCTTTAACTTTGCCAAGTAAAGAGATTAAATTATTATCTTTACTTTTAAAAAATAAAAATAATTTTTTAAGCACTGAAAGAATTTTTGAAGAACTTTGGGAGTATGATGAAGAGCCTAGTGAACTTAGTTTAAGAGCGTATATTAAAAATTTGCGTAAAATATTAGGAAAAGAAAAAATTATCAATCAAAGGGGCAGAGGATATTGCTATGGCTAA
- a CDS encoding HAMP domain-containing sensor histidine kinase, whose product MAKKVIRQILLIYLTTTGIFLAIFFTLWYQKLYEELVVVKGTSLRENHRNIIINILNSRFVPMNESASNIAQSTGLKFAIFDKKQAIFDNLDFDFRKARVELKGRGIYDGKVFFLDRMNTDNYFLKHANEDNIHTESGLKILIQGEDVKKDLVWIRVKVFSFAIMAFCVLGLIAYILVKIALKPLEDKIITLNRFIKDSTHELNTPLSVILMSIEQLENQKLEHNTKFTRIKLAAKSLSQVYSDLVFYNFPNTLELNKQELDLKALIEERLEYFKIFFEQKKISLKLNLHQASIFASKNQISKLIDNLLSNAIKYNKKGGEILVELKTGFLSIADTGCGISKTNLKHIFDRYARFNTDQGGFGIGLSLVKKICDDNDIKIICESVENEGSVFKLSWDTKKI is encoded by the coding sequence ATGGCTAAAAAAGTCATTAGGCAAATTTTATTGATTTATTTGACTACCACAGGTATTTTTTTAGCGATCTTTTTTACTTTATGGTATCAAAAATTATATGAAGAATTAGTAGTTGTAAAAGGTACTTCTTTAAGGGAAAATCATAGAAATATCATTATAAATATCCTAAATTCTCGTTTTGTTCCCATGAATGAAAGTGCTAGCAATATCGCCCAAAGCACTGGACTTAAATTTGCTATTTTTGATAAAAAACAGGCTATTTTTGATAATCTGGATTTTGATTTTAGAAAAGCAAGGGTTGAGCTTAAGGGTAGGGGAATTTATGATGGTAAAGTATTTTTTCTTGATCGTATGAATACGGATAATTATTTTTTAAAGCATGCAAATGAAGATAATATACATACTGAAAGCGGATTGAAAATTTTAATCCAAGGCGAGGACGTTAAAAAGGATCTTGTTTGGATTAGAGTAAAAGTTTTTTCTTTTGCCATCATGGCTTTTTGTGTATTGGGCTTGATAGCTTATATTTTAGTAAAAATTGCTCTAAAACCATTAGAAGATAAGATCATCACTCTTAACCGATTTATCAAAGATTCAACCCATGAGCTTAACACCCCTTTAAGCGTGATTTTGATGAGTATAGAACAACTTGAAAATCAAAAACTAGAGCATAATACCAAATTTACAAGGATAAAATTAGCTGCAAAAAGTTTGTCTCAAGTGTATTCAGATCTTGTTTTTTATAATTTTCCTAATACCTTAGAGCTTAATAAACAAGAACTTGACTTAAAAGCATTGATTGAAGAAAGACTAGAATATTTTAAAATATTTTTTGAGCAAAAGAAAATCAGTCTAAAGCTTAATTTACATCAAGCAAGTATTTTCGCTTCTAAAAACCAAATTTCTAAACTCATAGACAATCTTTTAAGTAATGCAATCAAATACAACAAAAAAGGTGGAGAGATTTTGGTGGAGCTAAAAACAGGTTTTTTAAGCATTGCAGACACAGGTTGTGGAATTTCAAAGACAAATCTTAAGCACATTTTTGATAGGTATGCGAGATTTAATACTGATCAAGGAGGCTTTGGCATAGGGCTTTCTTTGGTAAAAAAAATTTGCGATGATAATGATATTAAAATCATTTGCGAATCAGTGGAAAATGAAGGCAGTGTTTTTAAGTTAAGTTGGGATACAAAGAAGATCTGA
- the groL gene encoding chaperonin GroEL (60 kDa chaperone family; promotes refolding of misfolded polypeptides especially under stressful conditions; forms two stacked rings of heptamers to form a barrel-shaped 14mer; ends can be capped by GroES; misfolded proteins enter the barrel where they are refolded when GroES binds) encodes MAKEIIFSDEARNKLYEGVKKLNDAVKVTMGPRGRNVLIQKSFGAPTITKDGVSVAKEVELKDSLENMGASLVREVASKTADQAGDGTTTATVLAHAIFKEGLRNITAGANPIEVKRGMDKACEAIVAELKKLSREVKDKKEIAQVATISANSDEKIGNLIADAMEKVGKDGVITVEEAKSINDELNVVEGMQFDRGYLSPYFITNAEKMTVELSNPYILLFDKKIANLKDLLPVLEQIQKTGKPLLIIAEDIEGEALATLVVNKLRGVLNISAVKAPGFGDRRKAMLEDIAILTGGEVISEELGRTLESATVQDLGQASSVIIDKDNTTIVNGAGEKANIDARVNQIKAQIAETSSDYDREKLQERLAKLSGGVAVIKVGAATETEMKEKKDRVDDALSATKAAVEEGIVIGGGAALIKAKAKINLDLKGDEAIGAAIVERALRAPLRQIAENAGFDAGVVVNSVENAKDENTGFDAAKGEYVNMLESGIIDPVKVERVALLNAVSVASMLLTTEATISEIKEDKPAMPDMSGMGGMGGMGGMM; translated from the coding sequence ATGGCAAAAGAAATTATTTTTTCAGATGAAGCAAGAAACAAACTTTACGAAGGTGTTAAAAAATTAAACGATGCAGTAAAAGTTACTATGGGACCAAGAGGACGTAATGTTTTAATCCAAAAAAGCTTTGGTGCACCTACTATTACTAAAGATGGTGTAAGCGTAGCCAAAGAAGTAGAACTTAAAGACAGTCTTGAAAATATGGGTGCTTCACTTGTTAGAGAAGTAGCAAGCAAAACAGCAGATCAAGCAGGTGATGGTACAACAACTGCAACTGTTTTAGCACATGCTATCTTTAAAGAAGGTTTAAGAAATATCACAGCTGGGGCAAATCCTATCGAAGTTAAACGCGGTATGGACAAAGCTTGCGAAGCAATCGTAGCCGAACTTAAAAAACTTTCTCGTGAAGTAAAAGATAAAAAAGAAATTGCTCAAGTTGCTACAATTTCAGCAAATTCAGATGAAAAAATCGGAAATTTAATAGCAGATGCTATGGAAAAAGTAGGCAAAGATGGTGTTATCACTGTTGAAGAAGCAAAATCAATCAATGATGAATTAAATGTAGTTGAGGGTATGCAATTTGACAGAGGTTATCTAAGTCCTTATTTTATAACCAATGCAGAAAAAATGACTGTAGAGCTTTCAAATCCTTATATCTTGCTTTTTGATAAAAAAATTGCAAATTTAAAAGATTTATTACCGGTTTTAGAACAAATTCAAAAAACAGGAAAACCACTTTTAATCATTGCTGAAGATATCGAAGGTGAAGCACTTGCAACTTTAGTTGTAAACAAACTACGCGGTGTATTAAATATCTCTGCTGTAAAAGCTCCAGGCTTTGGAGATAGAAGAAAAGCTATGCTTGAAGATATAGCGATTTTAACAGGCGGTGAAGTAATCTCTGAAGAACTTGGAAGAACTCTTGAAAGTGCTACAGTACAAGATCTTGGACAAGCTTCAAGTGTAATCATCGATAAAGATAATACAACTATCGTAAATGGCGCAGGCGAAAAAGCAAATATTGACGCAAGAGTAAATCAAATCAAAGCTCAAATAGCTGAAACAAGCTCTGATTATGATAGAGAAAAATTACAAGAAAGACTTGCTAAATTAAGCGGTGGTGTTGCAGTTATTAAAGTAGGTGCAGCAACTGAAACTGAAATGAAAGAGAAAAAAGATCGCGTTGATGATGCTTTAAGTGCAACTAAAGCAGCAGTTGAAGAAGGTATAGTAATAGGCGGTGGCGCAGCTTTAATCAAAGCTAAAGCTAAAATCAATCTTGATTTAAAAGGCGATGAAGCTATCGGCGCGGCTATTGTTGAAAGAGCTTTAAGAGCACCTTTAAGACAAATCGCTGAAAATGCAGGATTTGATGCAGGTGTAGTTGTAAACAGCGTTGAAAATGCTAAGGATGAAAATACAGGTTTTGATGCTGCAAAAGGCGAATATGTAAATATGCTTGAAAGTGGAATTATCGATCCAGTTAAAGTAGAAAGAGTAGCTTTACTTAATGCAGTTTCTGTAGCTAGCATGCTTTTAACCACAGAAGCAACAATCAGCGAAATCAAAGAAGATAAACCTGCAATGCCTGATATGAGCGGCATGGGCGGAATGGGTGGCATGGGCGGAATGATGTAA
- the groES gene encoding co-chaperone GroES, producing the protein MNFQPLGKRVLVKRVEETKTTASGIIIPDNAKEKPLTGEVVAVSKEITDIANGDKIVFAKYGGTEIKLDNSEYLVLNLDDILGILK; encoded by the coding sequence ATGAATTTTCAACCTTTAGGAAAGCGTGTTTTAGTAAAACGCGTAGAAGAAACCAAAACAACAGCTTCAGGTATAATTATACCAGATAATGCTAAAGAAAAACCACTCACAGGTGAAGTTGTTGCAGTAAGCAAAGAAATTACTGATATTGCAAATGGAGATAAAATCGTATTTGCTAAATACGGTGGAACAGAAATCAAACTTGATAATAGCGAATATTTAGTTTTAAATTTAGATGATATTTTAGGAATTTTAAAATAA